CAAGACTACGATGATTAAGTGACCAGCGGAACTCAAACTCTAGCTGAGCCAGCTGGCAACTCTCTTCGAGTTGTTTTTGTTGAGTAACGGCTTTGCGGATGCTAATAATTAACTGATTTACTTGCTCGCGCAGTGCAGGGTTTTGACTCACTGCTGGCAAGGTTTGTCGCTCTAAAAGTTGTAGTAGTAGTTCGTAATGGATCGGTGACGGCAGAGGAATTGGCTGCATGAAGTCAAGTTTAGATTTTAGATTTTGGATTTTGGATTAATAGCTGCTCAATGCTCATTTTTCTGGCTCAGGAGGTAGGAAAAAGAGCGGCGATCGCTTTAGCTGGATCGGGCTGCTTCACCAGTGATTCTCCAATCAGCACTGCCTCTGCACCCGCTGAAGTCACTATAGCCAAGTCAGATGCAGTGTAGAGTCCCGACTCACTTACAACCAGGATACCCCGTGATCGCATTTCCTCACCCCTTGCTGCTAGCAAAGAGCAGGTAGTTTGGGGGTTAACCGAGAAGTCTTCCAGGTTGCGATTATTGATCCCTATTAAGGTAACGCCATCCAGGGCTAACACGCGATCGAGTTCTGCTAGGGTATGAACTTCAATCAAGGCTGCCATCTTCAGAGCATTGGCAATTTTGATGTAGTATTGGAGGTCTTGGTCTGAAAGAATTGCCGTAATCAACAGTACAGCATCCGCTCCCTGGACACGAGCTAGGTACATCTGGTAAGGATAGAGGACAAAATCCTTGCATAGCAGCGGCAAGTCTACTGTGGCGCGAATCTTAGCTAAATTGTCAAAGCTACCTTGGAAGAATTTTTCATCTGTTAGCACAGAAATACAGCTAGCACCACCTTGCTGGTAAGAAAGCGCGATCACCACCGGATCGAAATCTTCCCGGATCACACCTTTACTAGGAGAAGCTTTTTTTACCTCAGCAATTAGCGCTGGTTTTGTCTTACCCGATCGTAGGGCGGCAACAAAATCACGAGTTGCTGGTGCCGTGAGTGCTTGACGCTGCAAATCAGCTAAAGGTATCCTTTCCCGCCATTGAGCAACTTCGGTTTCTTTGTACCAGACAATTTCTTCTAAAATGTGGCTTGGCGCTGCATCAGGGATCAAAACCTGATAGCGCAAGCTTTCCACAGCAACAGATGGACTGGGTGAACGGCGACGAATTTGCATACTAGGGGCTAGGGTTTAGGGCTTAGGGGTTAGGGAAAGACGGGGAGAGATTTTAGATTCAATCCAAAATCCATCCTTTAAGAGGCGATCGCTCGCTTATAGGCTTCATCTAGCACTTCGGAAAGCGTCGGATGAGTGTGAACCAGATGTGCCAGGGTGTGGACTGACTGTCGGTTTGCGATCGCTGCCGATGCTTCATGAATTAAATCTGAGGCGTGAAGACCAATAATATGAACTCCCAGCACTTCCCCTGTATCTTGGCGATAAACCAACTTTGCCATGCCGTCGGCTTCACCTTCTGCCAGTGCTTTGGAATTGCCTTTAAAGTAACTTCTGACTGTACCCACTTCAAAACCTTCAGCCTGACCTAATTCCTTAGCAGCTGTCTCTGTCATTCCCACATAGCTGATTTCCGGGTGAGTAAATGCAGCTGCTGGGATGCTGCGATAGTCTATCTGCCGCTGTCGCCCACAAATATTGTCCACTGCTACAATGCCTTGAGCCGACGCTGCGTGAGCTAGCATTATTTTGCCGTTAGCATCTCCAATTGCCCACAGATGGGGCACTGGTTCACCCGCTGACAGCACTGCCATCCGGTCATCTACTGGAATAAAGTTGCGGCGGTCAAGTTCTACCCCCACAGACTCTAAGCCGAGATTTTGGGTGGCTGGGATACGTCCAGTAGCGACTAAGCAAGCATCCACCTCTAACACATCCACATCTTCTTTGGTTTTGAAGTCAGCTAGCTCAATTACTACTGGCGAACCGGGAATGACTTTCTTGGCGTATATCCCTACCTTAGTTTCAATAGCGCGGGGATTAATTAGCGATCGCTCTGCCAGTTTAGCAATGTCCCGATCAAAACCCGGCATCAGTTGGTCTAGGGCTTCGATCATCGTGATTTCACAGCCCAAGGCTGAGTAGATATCGGAAAATTCTAAACCAATATAACCACTACCAATAATTGCCACCCACTGCGGTAGTTGTTCTAGCTTCACGCCTTGGTCGCTGGTATAAACTGTTTTCCCGTCTATCTCAATTCCGGGGGGAACAAAGGGTTCAGAACCTGGGGCAAGAATGATGTCTTTTGCCGTGATGGTTTTTTCTGCGTTGTCTGTAGCAACCGTTATTTTTTGCGGTCCAGCAACTTTACCCCAACCCCGAATAATATCCACTCCTAGGCGTTTGAGGCTGTTGGTCAAGTCTCCCTGAAGTTTGTTAACGAGACTGGTAGCGTGGTTGGCGATCGCTTGTCGGTCAAACTCTACACTTCCTACTTGAATACCTAGGGCTTTTAGGTGGTGGGCATCGTGTAATTCCCGTACCCGTCCAGATGCCGCTAACAATGCTTTGGAGGGAATACAACCCCGATTGACGCAGGTACCGCCCATATCACCTGCTTCAATAATCGCTGTTTTTAAACCACAACTGACGGCGTGTAAAGCAGCACCATGACCGCCTACTCCAGCGCCAATAATCACTAAGTCATAATCAAATTCCTGACTCACCGAAGCTCTCCTGGTGTGCGTTACCCTCCTTATTTTCAACTTTACCTAGCAGTCAGTGCAAGCCCCCTGATTGAACTAAGAAAGTAAAATTTATCTTGATTAGCTCAACCGGGCTATACATTCCAAAATCAACCTTTGATTTTCCAGAGCGAAGGGCTGAATTTCTAAAGCGCGGCGAAAAGCTTGAATAGCAGCACTGTAATCTTCCAGGGCAGCATGACATAATCCTATACCGTGCCATGCGCCAAAATGAATCGGGTTGAGCTGAACTGTCATCTGACAATCTTTTAAAGACTTTTCGTACTGCCCAAGCGTGAAGTAAAGAATTGCACGTTGATTCCAAGCCTCAGCAAAATCCGGCTGATCTGTGATTAATTGGGTGAGTGCCGCTTCAGCTTGTGCCACCTCTCCTGTTTGCAGCAAAGCTTGACTACGCTGAAGAATTTCCCAGCCATAAATCCCTTTTTGCTGAAACCAAATCCGCCAGAGTTCCTCAGTTGCCCATTGGCGGACTGTTTCGTCAGCGTTTTTCAGGTCTTCGAGTAACTGGTCGATCAAAGATTTATCCATCGCCCCTCTCTTGCCTTAGCGTCCTTCGTGGTTCGTCTCTCTACAACCCCAAATCAACCGCCACCCGATGAGCACAAGCAAACCCTGAAAAAGCCACCGCATTTAACCCCTGACCCGGAAACGTACTATCTCCGACACAATACAGCCCTGGAACAGCCGTGCGATTAAACGGCATCCCCAACAACCCCAATAACTTGCGCCGGGGTATTGGTCCATAAGTACCATCCGCACGCCCCAAGAAACGCCGATGCGTGCGTGGCGTTCCCACCTCCATATAATCCAGTCCAGCATCCAACCCCGGAAAAATTTTCTCCAACCGCCCAATTATTCGCCTAGCGGCAACCTCTTTCTTTTGTTCGTACTCACTCGGAGCAAGACCCTGCCAATCTTCAACCCAACTCGGTGTAAACGTGTGAACGATGTGATACCCAGCTGGTGCCAAATCAGGATCTAACAAAGTGGGAATTGAAACAAAAATAGTTCCCTCTGCCGTCTCCATCTTGTCCCAGTTTTCCAACAAGATGTGATGACACTCCGTACCGCTAGGCAACACACTTGCCTCTACCCCCAAATGTAAGTTCAAAAAGCTAGGCGATTTCTGGTAGCGCTGCTGCCATTTCTGCTCAGCACTTGGCATCTCTTCAGCCGGGAGCAACTTCTCAAAAGTGTCCCAGCGGGTGGAATTGGAGACAATCCGCTTAGCTTGGTAGACTTTTCCAGAAGCTAGTTGCACACCGACCGCACGACCATTTTCTTTGAGGATTTTCGTCACTCTAGCTTGATACTGAATTTTCCCTCCAGCCTTTTCTAGCCCCTCCACTAGTTTTTGGGCAATTTGACCTACACCACCTTTAGGGTAGTTAATCCCGCCATAGTGCCGATCAGAAAACACCATCCCAGCATTGATCATCGGCGTCATATCCGCTGGTACGACCGACCAGCAGTAACACTCCATATCAATAAACTGCAACAGCTGGGGATCGCTAATGTAGTGACGTGCAACATCACCAGCATTCTGAGGCAGATACTTTACTAAACCGAGACAAGCTAGTGGATGCTGGAAAAATGCTCGCGTTAGATAACGAGGTTCTTCCAATGACAGCAATTCCATCCGGTTCAGACAATTGAAGACTTTCCAGCACTGATCGTAAAATTGGCGAATGCCTTGGCGTTCATGAGGAAAGTAGCTGGTTAGCTCTTGCAAAAACTTCTCATAATCGCGGTGAACTTTTAAGTCTAACCCCTTTGGGAGGTGATAGTGAATTTGTACGGGGTCGGGAACCGTTTCTAGGCTTACATTTACGGCATCAAGTGCTCTGGTAAGCAGGTTAGTGGTGCCTTGAGTGCCAAAGCCAAAAATCATCGATGCTCCGACATCAAATCGGTAGCCTTCCCGCTCGAAGTACCCAGCACTGCCGCCTGGAATTACGTAGCGCTCCAGTACTAGCACCTTAGCACCCTTCGCTGCTAACTGAGTTGCTGTTACCAGCCCCCCAATACCAGAGCCGATGACAATAACATCAAAACTAGGGGCTAGGGGTTGGGGGTTAGGGGTTAGGGATTGGAATGAGCTGGAAGCAGAAGGCATGGAGTTCAGTAATTTCAGAGAATTTCCTGAATTTATAGTGTAGCGCCTCTCGCCTCTTGCCTCTTTCCTACCTAAAAAAATAGGGATCAGTCTGCCGACCAATCCCGTCTGCCGATCCTTAAAGAGAGGAGAACACTGAAAGCCAATATAAACTTGATTGAGAATATCTGTCAATAGTTATCGAAAATTATTTTCAACTTTCCAAGTTTTCTAACAATCAGACCTGTTTGGAGCAACAACAATGACCAGAGATTAAAAATGTTCTATTCCCTCGCCCCTCAAAAGAGTATGATGATTCAGACCAATGACCTCGCTATCATAGGATATGACGCTGCAACTGCGTGTCTATGTTCCGCCTCACCCATTGATTAAGCATTGGCTGGGCGTTGCCCGTGATGCTGCCACGCCTTCAGTTCTGTTCAAGAGCGCGATGACGGAACTAGGACGCTGGTTGACTTATGAGGCAGTTCGAGACTGGTTACCTACTGAAGAAATGGTGGTGCAAACCCCCTTGGCTTCCTGCCCTGCAACCATGATTAATCCAGAGGTATCGCTCGCTGTGGTGCCAATTCTTCGGGCAGGTTTAGCACTGCTAGAGGGAGCGCAAACTGTGCTGCCTCTAGCATCGATTTACCATCTTGGTCTAGTCCGGAATGAAAACACACTAACAGCCAGTTGTTACCTTAACAAGTTGCCAGAGCAGTTTAACCCTCAAACAAGAGTTTTAATTACGGAGCCAATGCTGGCAACAGGAGGGTCAATTATGATGGCAATGACAGAATTAGTTCAACGTGGAGTCGATCCAGGTTTGACTCGGATTATTTCAGTGGTAGCGTCTCCCCCAGCTTTGCAAAAACTGAGTGCGGCATATCCTGGTTTAGCGATTTACACTGCAACCATTGACGAAACAGTAAACAGTGACGGGTTTATTGTGCCGGGATTAGGGGATGCAGGCGATCGCGCGTTTGGCACTTAAGCTAATATGCAGTTGGGAACTCCTGCAAATTTAAGTTGAAAAATAGGGTAGCTTTCCTCAAGACGGTAATAACATGAATCAGCGTGATGGGTTTACAGGCGGATTTATCGCTGGGACACTTGTAGGTGGTGTAGTAGGTGGCATTATTGGCGCGCTGCTTACTCAACGCACGAATGAATTGGCAGTGGACGCTGAACCACGATCAAATGCCAGCTTGTCGAATGCTAGTGAAAGCAAGAAGCGGCGGCGTCAGTTCAAAGCAGCTTCCCCTGAACAAAGCATTGAAATGGCGCGTCGTAGCCTGGAAGATAAAATTGCTCAACTGAATGAGACGATTGACGAAGTACGCATGACTTTAGGGGAAGTGAATGGCACTCAGCCTGAGGGCAAGACCGAGCGCTCACTCACTCAAGAATCTTAAGCGATTGGTGATGCTTCCCTGATTTGTGGTGTCTGTCGCCACTCCATCTTCCAATGTGGAGATTCCGAAAAGAGCTGAGATCAGCTAAATTAAAATGGATTCTCAACGGTAGTGAAATTTAACAGAAAAAGGTTCAGCCATGAATTCAATTGCTTTACTCACCACTACGCTGGTTACTTTTATAACCATTTATACGTACTTGCTAATTTTTCGGGTGCTCTTAACCTGGTTTCCTAACATCGACTGGTATAGCCAACCATTTGCTGCTTTGAGCCAGTTGACCGATCCCTACCTGAACGTATTCCGCTCATTCATTCCGCCGCTGGGGGGGATGGACATTTCCCCAATCTTGGCTATCATTTTGCTTCAGTTGGCAAGTGGTCTGATTAGTGGATTACCCGCGTTTGTTTAACCACGGTGAAACTACCTGCTTGAGTACCTTCACGTACTCCAAAGCCATGTATCCTGCTTTTTAAAGCAGTAAAAAGCTTGCGTCAGCCATTAGCGTCTGACTTGAGCGCTAAAACCAGATGCCTTGAATTGCTTTAGCTTCAAAGGTAAAGGTTGATTAGCTGGGACAGAAATTCTTAACTCAAAATTACTATTTCCAGGTGGTATTTCTGCAATCGAGCCGAGACGGGTGCGGTTTTGCATAACTGGCTCATTGTTGGCATCGTAAATGCGGCCAAAAATATCAGCATCGTAGACGGGTTTGCCAGAAGTATTTTCAGTTTTGCCATTCACAATAAAGCAGTTTGCCGCCATTGTAGTACCACCACTTGTAACGGCTCCTTTAGCAAGCTCCTCTGGACACTCGTGATAAGACAGGCCGGATAGTTTAATCTGGGTCAGCGCTAAAGCGGGGGGAGTAGTTACCCAAATAATTGCACCTATAAAACAAGCTATAAAAAAGACAGCCAAGGATCGAAACCGCATAACCCGCACAATGAAAAACAGTAAGAGCACCCCTAGCTTACCTTGAATCCCAGTGCACAGCCTGGGGGAATTATGATTAAAAATTTTGTCATAATTTAAGAAACATAAAGCCTTGAAGCGGGAATCGCTATGACCCCAGCTGAGATCGAAGCAGCCTTGCAAACGGCGTTCAACCGCTGTGATGTAGACAACTGCCCTCTCACTGAGCAGCAGAAACAGATACTGCTAAAAGTGGTCGAGGAACTAATGCTAAATCAACTGGAATTGCTAGACAGCAGCAATCTAGAACTAAATTCAGCCAATCCTCTAGGCGAACTTACGCCTGAACAACGCCAGAGATTTTTGCAATTTGTTAAGGAACAGGAGCAACAAAATCGTCCCTGGAAAATTAAATTACTAAATGATTGGCTCAAGGAGCACGACTCCGGGTCAGTGCAATTCATCCGCGATCAGTATGGTCCTCAATGGCTTAACCAAATCAAGCCGATTCATATCGCTGAGTACGCCGAAGAGGGAGAGGAAGCTCTAAAACTCAAAGTGGGCGATCGCATTGAAGTATCAAATGCTCTATGGGAGTGGGTGCAAGAAAACGGTCCTTGTAGTCGTGAATGGGTGTCTTGCACGGTGATTCAAGTTGAAGAAATATGGGATAGTCAAGGTGTTTCCACTTATTGCATTATCCGCTTCAATAACGGTGCTGAATACGAGATTCAAGGAATGTACCAGTGGAATCGCTATAACTGGCGCTGGCCATCCAAATGAACAGTTAAGGATAATTGTTGAATGTCTAACTATGACGCAATCATAGCAGCGATAGAACAGCAAACCAAAGCCTACGAAGAGGCTCTGCCGCTGCGTTCCGCAGCTTGTCGCTCTCGGTTTTTTTTCCAGCCTCACCCAACTGAAAAAGTGTGCCTGTTCTTGCATGGGTTTACTGCAGGACCCTATCAGTTTGTGCCAATGGGAGAAGCTTTTTTCAGTGCTGGATACAATGTTCTCATTCCGTTAATGCCAGGTCACGGTCAAGCAGGTGATTGGAATGGTGATAATCCACCTCCTCTGCCAACAGACCCTCAAATCTATCAACAGTTTGTTTTACAGTGGTTGCAACAAGCTCAAGTTCTGGGGAAGCAGGTGGTAGTCGGAGGCTTATCTACTGGTGCTACCTTGGCAGCCTGGTTAGCTCTAGAACGTCCTCAGGAAGTTTACCGAGCCCTAATATTTGCCCCCTACCTGAGCAGTAGCATCAAACTGGTAGATTTATTTGTGGAAATTTTTCCTTTTTACTTTGAGTGGCTAAATAAAGACGCTCCAGGCAATTTTGGCTATGATGGCTTCCGCATCCCTTCCCTGCGCCTCTTCTTAGATATGGGACAGGAGATTGTTGACCGAGCTCCAAACAGTTTGTCTGCACCGATGTTTATTTTTTCCAGTGAAAGCGATCGCGTCACTAGCAATCGCGATCATCACGCTTTGTTTGAAGCCGTACTTAAACATCAGCCTAAATCCTGGTATCTCTGTTTAGACAAAGCCTTAGATATCCATCACAGAATGATGACCAAGCTGGAAGGAAATGACTATCAAAACTTAGTCATCACCTTGGCTAAAGCTTATGTTGAAAGCGGTTTAACCTGGGCTGAGCTATTAGAAATTGGTTATCAGATGCTGTTACAAGGGAAAACCTTTGAAGCTGTTGTGGCTGAGCTGAATTTGCATCAGCAGGTTTCCCCAGATATGTCCCTGATCATGGTGATGCTAGACAAGCAAATCGTTATTGATGCTCACAAGCACGGTGAGAGAGGATAAACAGGTTGTCAATGAGGTGTTGGCGATTGATTACTGTACCCTTGCAAATCGAATCTGCATTTCACCCACCACGATAAAGCTGCCAGATAGTTGTTCAATATACGTTTCCTAAATTGTATAGTTTACGACTTAGTATGCTTTAAAGTTAAGTATGTGTTGGGCTGCTCAGATTGCATAGTTGAGCGGAGGTGTAAATGTCAACGTCTCAATACGTCTTTACTGATTCTCAGCATTCCAAAGAGCTTGAACGACTTCAGGCGATCGAAAAAGTATTCGATCCAGCAAGTCGTAGACGAATTCAAGCAACAGGAATCACAACAAATTGGCAATGCCTTGAAGTTGGAGCAGGAGCAGGATCAATCACGCAATGGATGACAGCAGTTGTAGGAGAAAGCGGCAAAGTCGTTGCTGTTGATCTAGACACTCGTTTTGTCGCAAACATTAAATCGTCTAACGTCGAAGTTTTGGAAGCCGACATCCGGCATGTTCCTCTTGAGAATCACTCTTTCGACTTCATTCATGCGCGTTATGTTCTCATTCACATCTCAGACTTTCAAGTTGCTCTGTCGAGAATGTTAGATTTGCTTAAACCTGGTGGGTGGATCGTGATTGAAGAGCCTGACTTTTCGGCTGCGAGAGCGATTGTTGGAGAAGCAGCAGCTTGTCAGTCTGTGAATCGAGTGAATCGAGCTATTTTGCAGATGTTTGCTAACAGAGGTATGGATTACGCGCTTGGGGTCAAGTTGCCTGCAATTCTTCAACAGCTTAGCTTACAGCATCTATCTGTGGAGAACGATGCTCCTCTATCTAATGGTGGTTCAGGGGTAGCAACAGTAATGAAGATGTCTACTGTGCAACTGGCAGAGAAATATATTGCAACGGGTGAAGTAACCCACGAAGACATTAAGAAGTATTGTCTGTTTGCAGATGATCGAAATGCATGGGCTATCTACTACGCTACGGTAGGAGTTACAGCTCAAAAAACAGCAGTCTAAAGGTATTCAGAGGCAGCAATTGTTGAGGAAGTTTTGTCACGGGCGCTAGCATGGGAGACAGCCACCTAACACGACAGTGGAGCCGAACGGCGAGAGGTTATCGATTAGAAGTTGGGTGTTCTCTGCGTCGGCTCAACTATGCCGTTATGCCGCCTCAAGTCATCTATTTCTGATTTAGCATACCCACACTTAGTTAGAGCATGACCCAACAAGATCAGATTGTAAGTTCTTATAATTGAAGAGAATCCTAGATAAGTAGGTTTAATGTCGTTGCGCTAGTCTGGGGCAGTTAATCGTTTCGTCTTGGTTGAATTTACATTCTGCACTCAGAGGGAGTCTTGAAGTAATTTTCAGGTTGACAGACTTCTAAAACAATGACCATCTAGCCATTGTTGCAGGAATTATTACCGAGTTCAGCGTTGCGGCAAACAACGATCTTGTAGGAACGCAAAGCGCGTGAATACAAGGGAGGAAGGGAATGATGGCACAGAAAAAATTTCACAATCCAATGGCTGTTCTAAGGAGAACGGCAGCAGTTCTGTGTTGCACAACATTGATGTTACCAGTAAGCGCTAGTGCAGCACAGTTATTAGTGGAAAACCGAGGCAGTTATACAGTTGGTGCAGTTGAATTTAAGCGCATTGAGTATGTGGGAGGATGCCCCGGCATTGCTATAGAACCGAATACAGCCAAAGCTAGATTTACCTCCGACTCAGCTTTACCTGCGCCTGGGAGAAGGGTACGCATCAGGAACATCACAAAGGGTATGGACAATCAGCCCTATCCCTACACAGATCGTCAGTACGAACAGGGTCGATACTCTGAAGGCTTCGACCTGGATCTGGAATATCGCCATCGTAACCAGACCTTTTCAGTATTGGAGGGTAAAAATCAGTTTGAGTACGAGATCTACGAAGATGATAAGGTAGTTGAAAAAGGTTCGTTCACAGCTGTAGTAGCCGTCAGTGATGCTGGAACTTTTCCCCGCGAGCGACTCTGTACTCGGAGATGGGAATCCCTCGGGTATTACGACTGGGAACCATTTGGATATTACTACCCTAGCAGAAGATACTTTCCTTTCAGAAGATACTTCCCCACTAGTATCTGTCGGTGTCCTTAGTTTGATATAGCGTGACGCAAGCGTTTTCCCAGCATCGGCAAAAAATCGCTGGAGATCCTCTCCTTGCTGCATCGGGGAAACTAGAATTGGCTGTGTTGGCAAGTCTATAGTATAATTTCGCATCTATACTTCTAAATGTTTGATTTATATAGTCAAATAGTTGCAGCGATCGCCGCTTCAATACCCTAAAATTATCGCTTTATATTCAGCTTAATTGCCTATTTAC
This window of the Chroococcidiopsis sp. CCMEE 29 genome carries:
- a CDS encoding YggT family protein — encoded protein: MNSIALLTTTLVTFITIYTYLLIFRVLLTWFPNIDWYSQPFAALSQLTDPYLNVFRSFIPPLGGMDISPILAIILLQLASGLISGLPAFV
- a CDS encoding alpha/beta fold hydrolase, translated to MSNYDAIIAAIEQQTKAYEEALPLRSAACRSRFFFQPHPTEKVCLFLHGFTAGPYQFVPMGEAFFSAGYNVLIPLMPGHGQAGDWNGDNPPPLPTDPQIYQQFVLQWLQQAQVLGKQVVVGGLSTGATLAAWLALERPQEVYRALIFAPYLSSSIKLVDLFVEIFPFYFEWLNKDAPGNFGYDGFRIPSLRLFLDMGQEIVDRAPNSLSAPMFIFSSESDRVTSNRDHHALFEAVLKHQPKSWYLCLDKALDIHHRMMTKLEGNDYQNLVITLAKAYVESGLTWAELLEIGYQMLLQGKTFEAVVAELNLHQQVSPDMSLIMVMLDKQIVIDAHKHGERG
- a CDS encoding class I SAM-dependent methyltransferase, producing the protein MSTSQYVFTDSQHSKELERLQAIEKVFDPASRRRIQATGITTNWQCLEVGAGAGSITQWMTAVVGESGKVVAVDLDTRFVANIKSSNVEVLEADIRHVPLENHSFDFIHARYVLIHISDFQVALSRMLDLLKPGGWIVIEEPDFSAARAIVGEAAACQSVNRVNRAILQMFANRGMDYALGVKLPAILQQLSLQHLSVENDAPLSNGGSGVATVMKMSTVQLAEKYIATGEVTHEDIKKYCLFADDRNAWAIYYATVGVTAQKTAV
- a CDS encoding tetratricopeptide repeat protein — translated: MDKSLIDQLLEDLKNADETVRQWATEELWRIWFQQKGIYGWEILQRSQALLQTGEVAQAEAALTQLITDQPDFAEAWNQRAILYFTLGQYEKSLKDCQMTVQLNPIHFGAWHGIGLCHAALEDYSAAIQAFRRALEIQPFALENQRLILECIARLS
- the crtH gene encoding carotenoid isomerase, giving the protein MPSASSSFQSLTPNPQPLAPSFDVIVIGSGIGGLVTATQLAAKGAKVLVLERYVIPGGSAGYFEREGYRFDVGASMIFGFGTQGTTNLLTRALDAVNVSLETVPDPVQIHYHLPKGLDLKVHRDYEKFLQELTSYFPHERQGIRQFYDQCWKVFNCLNRMELLSLEEPRYLTRAFFQHPLACLGLVKYLPQNAGDVARHYISDPQLLQFIDMECYCWSVVPADMTPMINAGMVFSDRHYGGINYPKGGVGQIAQKLVEGLEKAGGKIQYQARVTKILKENGRAVGVQLASGKVYQAKRIVSNSTRWDTFEKLLPAEEMPSAEQKWQQRYQKSPSFLNLHLGVEASVLPSGTECHHILLENWDKMETAEGTIFVSIPTLLDPDLAPAGYHIVHTFTPSWVEDWQGLAPSEYEQKKEVAARRIIGRLEKIFPGLDAGLDYMEVGTPRTHRRFLGRADGTYGPIPRRKLLGLLGMPFNRTAVPGLYCVGDSTFPGQGLNAVAFSGFACAHRVAVDLGL
- the upp gene encoding uracil phosphoribosyltransferase; translated protein: MTLQLRVYVPPHPLIKHWLGVARDAATPSVLFKSAMTELGRWLTYEAVRDWLPTEEMVVQTPLASCPATMINPEVSLAVVPILRAGLALLEGAQTVLPLASIYHLGLVRNENTLTASCYLNKLPEQFNPQTRVLITEPMLATGGSIMMAMTELVQRGVDPGLTRIISVVASPPALQKLSAAYPGLAIYTATIDETVNSDGFIVPGLGDAGDRAFGT
- a CDS encoding DUF5340 family protein encodes the protein MQPIPLPSPIHYELLLQLLERQTLPAVSQNPALREQVNQLIISIRKAVTQQKQLEESCQLAQLEFEFRWSLNHRSLEQVSSPDYLPLSQKPLV
- the lpdA gene encoding dihydrolipoyl dehydrogenase, giving the protein MSQEFDYDLVIIGAGVGGHGAALHAVSCGLKTAIIEAGDMGGTCVNRGCIPSKALLAASGRVRELHDAHHLKALGIQVGSVEFDRQAIANHATSLVNKLQGDLTNSLKRLGVDIIRGWGKVAGPQKITVATDNAEKTITAKDIILAPGSEPFVPPGIEIDGKTVYTSDQGVKLEQLPQWVAIIGSGYIGLEFSDIYSALGCEITMIEALDQLMPGFDRDIAKLAERSLINPRAIETKVGIYAKKVIPGSPVVIELADFKTKEDVDVLEVDACLVATGRIPATQNLGLESVGVELDRRNFIPVDDRMAVLSAGEPVPHLWAIGDANGKIMLAHAASAQGIVAVDNICGRQRQIDYRSIPAAAFTHPEISYVGMTETAAKELGQAEGFEVGTVRSYFKGNSKALAEGEADGMAKLVYRQDTGEVLGVHIIGLHASDLIHEASAAIANRQSVHTLAHLVHTHPTLSEVLDEAYKRAIAS
- the trpC gene encoding indole-3-glycerol phosphate synthase TrpC, producing MQIRRRSPSPSVAVESLRYQVLIPDAAPSHILEEIVWYKETEVAQWRERIPLADLQRQALTAPATRDFVAALRSGKTKPALIAEVKKASPSKGVIREDFDPVVIALSYQQGGASCISVLTDEKFFQGSFDNLAKIRATVDLPLLCKDFVLYPYQMYLARVQGADAVLLITAILSDQDLQYYIKIANALKMAALIEVHTLAELDRVLALDGVTLIGINNRNLEDFSVNPQTTCSLLAARGEEMRSRGILVVSESGLYTASDLAIVTSAGAEAVLIGESLVKQPDPAKAIAALFPTS